The Terriglobales bacterium DNA window ATCATCTTCTGTTCTCATTTCCTGCCCTCCGCGCCACGCCTGAGGGAAACAGATTTAATCCGCGGCAGCGTTTGTCCCAGCGTGTGCGGCTTCCTCCCCTTTCGAGCGGGTCGTAAGCAATTCGAGCAACATACTGTCACGCTCCCGTTCGAGTTCTGCGATCGAACGGCCATTCGATTCCTTCAATACACCGCTGACAATGGTTTGCTTTACCTCGGGACTGAACTCAGTGATCGTGCCAAGATCTTTCCACCAGATGGCGACGGGGCCGGACAGGTGTTCCATGAAGTGTTGAATCCCGCCT harbors:
- a CDS encoding 3-hydroxyacyl-CoA dehydrogenase family protein, yielding TISFYTSIGKRPIHVRKEVVGHVANRLQAALYREVVYLIEQGVLDVADSDAAVCWGPGLRWGLMGPNLLFHLAGGEGGIQHFMEHLSGPVAIWWKDLGTITEFSPEVKQTIVSGVLKESNGRSIAELERERDSMLLELLTTRSKGEEAAHAGTNAAAD